The genomic stretch TCTATATTGAATAGTTGGTCTTCACGACTTTCCCAAAATCAGGGTCTGCTGAGAGATCCTATCAAATGCGGATGCTATTTCTTCAGGCTGGGGTTAAAGAAACATTAAAGTTGAACCATTTCTGATTCTTTCTCGAGTTCCTGAAACATTCCAGGCGATGGATTACACGATTCCCTAAAATGCTCAAGTAGTAGTGAATGTTTAGGCTATCAGATGAGAGTATGAGACCCTTCAGTATGGGATAGCCATTAGAATTCAGAAAACTGAGATttcttagtttttcttttttgacttCCTACCCTTTGGGACTGCAAAGAGAATCTGCCATAGACAACTCATGGCTGCAGCAGCACATATTTTCTTGCTCCTGGCAGCATTGGTTCAATTCTTTGATTGGTCTCTTCCTCAATTGATCCGAGGCAACTGAACATGAATGCTAAGTTTTGATGCAACATTGCAGAAGGAACAATTACTAATCGTCATCCCTAAAGCAAGATAATGAGCAGCAGAGACCtggactctctctctctctctctctgcgtTTGAGTTCAGTTGTTAATAAATATAACGAATTGCCTTTTTTGTCTTCCTCCATCCATGTATCTATATCTATGTAACTATGAGCGTTTGATTGATTTGGCAAAGTTTATGTTCTTTTTTAGCAGAAAGACAAAATTTTCAGTGTTTACAGACGCTTGTCACCAAGCATCTTGCATacctaaaattttaattttagaatAGAATCTCCAAAAACTTCAAATTAGATTTGATGTTAATGTTTCAGCTAAGTTGAATGCTGCAGCTTCCTTTTATGGCTGGGACCTTGTTTCTGATTATATCTAAAGGATATATTTGTCAGCGAGCATTTTAGTGTTCTGCCCTGAATGATAGAAATGTTGGCTCAGTACAAACTTAGACTAGCGACTGCATCAGTTTTGATTGTCAATGCGCATGTATAACTATGACTTGGACTCCAACTTGTGAGAATCAGCAGTTTCAAAGAACTCTGTCTCAAATATCATTTCATGCAATTGATAAGCGACTGTTTGTCTTTTGATTTAAACATTGGCAACATAAGTTTCTGGCTCCAGTACTGCTTTGCACAATTGTATAACTTGTTCTTTACTTTAAAGAAGTAAAAACAATCACTCATAACAATATAGTCCTGTAAGACTCTTGAATAAGATACCAAGAAAATCACTTTATTTCAGACAAGTGTAAGGATCAACTACTGCATTGCCAAAGAATATATGCTCCtggcaatttgaaaaaaaaaaaagaaaagaaaacgacTCAAATTACAGTATTGAGAAAGAATTCCAGATTACATAAAGAATCAAAGAATCAACAGCAATGTAATAGCAAGACTATATGGTGAATTCTAGAAATCTGCCTAGTAACTGCAAAGCTGTAGGACCTGTATCATAAAAATGGTTCTTGCCTAGCAGAAGGCGTATCTCTTGACTCTCATCTGcaataaagaatgaaagaaTAATGACAAACTCCTCTACCTACAAAGAATTGGCTATCCTGTCCTGTATGTGACAAATGACAGTTATGTTGAGTATGAAGAATAATCAGCAAGATATCAATCAACTCTCTGAGAAAACGATGATGAGCTGCCTGCAACGTCAATTGACCACCATGCTGAGATTGTGTAAAGAGGCTGATCTAACCAACTCAATGTAAGTGCTGCTCCATCCTCACCCTGCTTTTCCACCTTATAATTCTCAGAACCATACATCTTCAACAGCATTCGACTCTGCAGTAATTCCCTCTCCCCAGTGTTTAATGATCGAAAACCACCCTGCTCCATCATCTTCTGCCACTTCACAAAACCTTGATGCCTTTCAAACCTTTCTTGTCCTTCGCATGCAATGATGTTCCTGATTTCACGGGCGAACATTTCctcaatcttcatcctaatTGGACTATCTGCTGCAATGTTTTCTTCAAGAGAGTCAAAAATGGCAGAATAATACTTCAACGAATTGGTGAGCCTTGTTTCAAAGCCAGGACCATTGTGCTCAGCTTCTTGCTCTCCCATAAGAACAACTGTGGGGTTTGTGCTACGAATTAGCCCCAAAAAATCCCTCAGAACGCCACCTGTACTATCATAAAGCATCTTGTGTAACTGAAAGATGCAGTTGACGGCCACACTTTCTTTCTCCTTAACATGAAGCATCCAGAGCCTCACATCTTCTAACCTATCAACCACTGGATGAAACTCGAAAGGCAGATTTAATGCCTCAGCAAATCCAGCTAGCCTATCTCCCGTTTCAATCAACTCCTGTTTGGATTCACCTATACCAGTAATCCTTATATGGCTGGGAGGATTTGTCCTAGAAGCCAAACTCTGAAACAGACTAGGCCATTGAAGCCCTTGCTTGATGTCAAAATCTATTATGTGAACCCTGTCCTTTCCTTCAAAAGCTCTCAACAGGATCTCATTTGATGTAAAATGTATAAACCTTGGAATTGGACTGACCTGATTCAAAAGCCTCAACGAAGTACCACAATCATCATCAACACGATCAAGATCCCGAGGTGGTGAAATATGAAATATATGAGGCCAAAACCTAGCAACTCGCAGAGACAAGGCCTCGGTGAAGTAAGCAGTGAGGCGACTTATAGGAGATCCCCTTGGAGAAGCGAGCTCCCCTAATCTGGCTATAAAATGGTTAATGGCCAGAATGTTCTTCGAGGCAATTGCATCAGCACAAGCTACTAGTAAGCTGACAAGCTCAAAACCATCATGTTCCCTGTGGTTGTCATCGTCATTTTGGCCTGCTACAACCTCAGCAATCTCACTTGTATTAGGCCGTTTAGAGCCATTGCCAATCTCATGCTCTGTGGGATTCTCGTTTAGCCTCAGAACCAAACCTTGACTCTCCGATGAAGTACTTGATGCAGAAGCCTCTTTTGCTGGACCCTGACCAGTCTCCACATTCTTGTCACCTAAGTCTGTAATTTGAGTGACAACAGATTCCACCCAAGGATTGTTTGATAAAGGCAAAGGCGGTGATATGACGTCGCTGGGCACAAAACACACACGGTCCTCATCTCCAGAATatgaaagagagagaggaatTTGTGGTGAACTAAGCCCTGCAATCAATGGAACCGATCGAGGCACATCAAAAGGCGGTTGTTGCAACCAAAAACTCCCACTTCCCAATTGGCCTAAAGTCagcttcttttcttcctctggAAAATCTTGGGACTTCCCATTTCCCCTTTTCCTCTTAGCTCTAATCATACAGGACTCATCATCATCACCAGCAAAAGGACCTTGCTCTGCATACCTCTTCAAGCTCTTGTTTTTCTCCCAAAACTCATTTCTGTTCTCTTTCCTACTACCCTCAATATATGCTCCAGTCTGTGCAGTCGTAGCCGAAGGAGGTAACCTGATGTTCTGCTTAAGGGAACAGCTACTGGTCTTGGCTTCAATAGGCTTATCAACAGAAAGGCCTACAGGCCTGATGGTTTGGTTCCTCGGTGTATCTTTTCGTGTGAAACTACATGGCAAATCCAATCTTTGTGTGCTCATTGAAGGGAAATGACAGGCTTGGAACTGTGCAGGTGCTTCACTCCTCAATCTATGCCTAGGTGACAACAATGTGGAAGAGCACCCAGCCAACATTCTTCAGACCCTTCCTCCAATGTTCcttgatttcttcttttttttcttcctaaaCTCCACTCACCCTCCACCCTTGACTTCACTATGTTTCTCTCTATTCCTCtcaaaagttttaaatttaaaagGATGAAGTTTACAAACACCTTTGGATAAAATTCTTTTTCAATTGGTATAAACTTTGTTCAAGTAATATTTGTTTTTGAAGAGAAATCAAGAGAAACAGAATAATGCGTCTCTACACAATGTGAGTGTGtgaagtttcaagaaatcaaaaacaaacaaaaacagGAATCCGATGCCAAAACAAAATAACAACAGAATCAGTGAAAATCTCTACAATAAATGTTTGTGTGTCCTATATGATGAATAAACATGTATGACAGTATATGTGCAACAAAGAATAAAATCAGCAAACTCGAAAAATTCAACGGAAAGAATCAAAGAATTAAAAGACAAATAATCAATCAATATACCTAACAAATGACCATCGGATTCCACAAAATCTAAAACAAACTCATTGGAAAGAAATGTACTTTTTATGCTGATCGATACTCAACCCACCAATGCAAATGCAAACACCTCCTAGCACATACAAGCAGCTGAAAAAATCACAAACTGGGAAGCACAGATCGTCTTTTAACACATTCAAATACTCCATGCTAGCTGAAACTGATGTAAACccagaagaaaacaaaaacccaGAAAACCCCTCCTCCAGAATCCCTCATACATGCAAGAAAACAAGTAAAATGATCATCATATTATTCAATAAAACTGTCACTTCTCAGAACCCCACAACCCAAAAAGCCATAAACTAAAACAGGGCCGAGTTTTTATATATATGGAGACAATCCTCACCCCTGGCTATTTCTTTACCATCAGTAGTCACTAGGCAGATGATTTTACCTAAGCATcgggataaaaaaaaatgatggcTTGTTGAAAAGCGTTCGTCGGAGAAAAAGTTTTGAGAATTGTATTTTGTGGCCGTTGGATGAAAATCGAACGGTGTAgattggtttaaaaaaaaatatgaccGTTGTAAGCTTGTCGGTAAAATATGACCGTTGGAGGGAGTTGGAATAGTTGTACGGAACCGTGGGTGTGCGTGTTTTTGTTAGATTTGATCACGTCCCATGCACGTGCGTGTCTGCTGATATCCGTTCAACTCGACCGTTAGTTCACATCATCATCatattgccttttttttttccctttcctttgTGAAATTTCCAAGAGACAAGAAcccatcctttttcttcttgtctcttaaaccaaaaagagaaaatttgaaaagcaTTTCTAATGGTAATTTTGATATGTCAAAGTTTCATATATCTTGATTATGaaatgaaaacaaattttgacATGAAAATTTACTTCTAATTTGAATCTTATTGTTGTTATTTTGTCTTagtttttttaagaaatttatctGAAATATAATTGATAAGACAAAACTTGTCATGACTGTTATTATTTTGCCTGATTTTTCGCAAAAATCTATTTGAAATACAATTCACAAGACGTAATTTGTTGCGATTATGCTAAACATTCATTGCATGGTTGCATTATTAGGAATTGGGACATGTATAGTTGGCTATTGATGCAATTTGGTACAACTATTATATTTCTTTTAGGAGTTTTTGATGTACACATATTGTTGTATTTATCTATTAAgttaatatataaaaaaaaagttttaaaagagTGGAAAAGGAGTAAGAAGGGGCGAGAATATTACGTACCTGCAAAATCCGTTAGAATAGTTATAATGCAATATAAAGTGAAATCATATTAATCTATGAGAAAGTAGTACgagacactttttttttttttttccttttcttgttaaTAAGCACGAGatgtaattaattaaataatttgaCCCAAGAtcaatttggaaatttttttttaaaaaaacgcaagcatattttcgattcttggGTGCTGAATGCTGATTAAGCTACCGGGGGCGCACGTGGATCATATAATGAGTGCCAAGTCATCAAAAAAAAGTGTTTCCAGTCAAAGTGAAAAGGCAGCACCCAATGACAGTAAAGTCTGTGTCCAATCTG from Coffea eugenioides isolate CCC68of chromosome 8, Ceug_1.0, whole genome shotgun sequence encodes the following:
- the LOC113779056 gene encoding scarecrow-like protein 28 encodes the protein MLAGCSSTLLSPRHRLRSEAPAQFQACHFPSMSTQRLDLPCSFTRKDTPRNQTIRPVGLSVDKPIEAKTSSCSLKQNIRLPPSATTAQTGAYIEGSRKENRNEFWEKNKSLKRYAEQGPFAGDDDESCMIRAKRKRGNGKSQDFPEEEKKLTLGQLGSGSFWLQQPPFDVPRSVPLIAGLSSPQIPLSLSYSGDEDRVCFVPSDVISPPLPLSNNPWVESVVTQITDLGDKNVETGQGPAKEASASSTSSESQGLVLRLNENPTEHEIGNGSKRPNTSEIAEVVAGQNDDDNHREHDGFELVSLLVACADAIASKNILAINHFIARLGELASPRGSPISRLTAYFTEALSLRVARFWPHIFHISPPRDLDRVDDDCGTSLRLLNQVSPIPRFIHFTSNEILLRAFEGKDRVHIIDFDIKQGLQWPSLFQSLASRTNPPSHIRITGIGESKQELIETGDRLAGFAEALNLPFEFHPVVDRLEDVRLWMLHVKEKESVAVNCIFQLHKMLYDSTGGVLRDFLGLIRSTNPTVVLMGEQEAEHNGPGFETRLTNSLKYYSAIFDSLEENIAADSPIRMKIEEMFAREIRNIIACEGQERFERHQGFVKWQKMMEQGGFRSLNTGERELLQSRMLLKMYGSENYKVEKQGEDGAALTLSWLDQPLYTISAWWSIDVAGSSSSFSQRVD